From Phenylobacterium montanum, the proteins below share one genomic window:
- a CDS encoding AraC family transcriptional regulator, whose product MERLLSRFLERRYCERRLIAFTSDDKKHTFDDNKWRGALSLRIRAVSLSDLPAVAMELGFDPLPLMREAGIAPEALGGLDAPVAADRAAWLLDTIAQRSGHADLGVRLAMRRRLSHLGVAGLVLGQQASIREALAMAVAYRHLLNETIGIHLEDDGTVAHLAIDLELGGPAPMRQSRELAVCAFIHLFRLILEEAWTPQAVHFTHPAPQGPTLHKRFFGCPTLFGSSFNGFEFASADLDRINTRADRSMAAHARSLLDSLPGQERSPMSAIVRRLVVTLLPMGRASIETVAASLGRTVRTLQRELEAEGAIYADIVAQVRAELAVGYLQDHSLSVAAIAELLGYSCSAAFIRWFRARFGAPPKQWRATHAAML is encoded by the coding sequence ATGGAACGTCTCCTTTCCCGCTTCTTGGAGAGACGTTATTGCGAGCGGCGGCTGATCGCGTTTACATCGGACGACAAAAAACATACATTTGATGACAACAAGTGGAGAGGCGCGTTGAGCCTGCGAATAAGAGCGGTCTCCCTGTCAGATCTGCCGGCGGTCGCGATGGAACTGGGGTTCGACCCCCTCCCGCTCATGCGCGAGGCGGGGATCGCGCCCGAGGCGCTGGGAGGGCTCGATGCGCCGGTGGCGGCCGATCGGGCCGCCTGGCTTCTCGATACTATCGCCCAGCGGAGCGGTCATGCCGATCTCGGCGTGCGCCTCGCCATGCGCCGGCGTCTTTCGCACCTTGGCGTGGCCGGCCTTGTGCTGGGCCAGCAGGCGAGCATTCGCGAGGCCTTGGCGATGGCGGTCGCCTATCGCCACCTGCTGAACGAGACCATCGGCATCCATCTGGAAGACGATGGGACCGTTGCGCACCTCGCCATCGATCTTGAACTGGGCGGGCCGGCGCCGATGCGTCAATCGCGGGAACTCGCCGTGTGCGCATTCATCCATCTCTTTCGTCTGATCCTCGAGGAGGCCTGGACGCCTCAGGCGGTGCATTTCACCCACCCGGCTCCCCAGGGGCCAACGCTCCACAAACGCTTCTTCGGTTGCCCAACCCTGTTCGGCAGCTCGTTCAATGGGTTCGAATTTGCATCCGCGGACCTCGACCGCATCAATACCCGGGCCGACCGCTCCATGGCGGCCCACGCACGCAGCCTGCTCGACAGTCTGCCCGGACAGGAGCGCAGCCCAATGAGCGCCATCGTCCGGCGTCTGGTGGTGACCCTGCTGCCCATGGGCCGGGCTTCCATCGAGACGGTCGCGGCGTCTCTCGGCCGAACGGTCAGGACCCTGCAGCGTGAACTCGAAGCTGAAGGCGCGATCTATGCCGATATCGTGGCGCAGGTTCGCGCTGAGCTGGCCGTAGGCTATCTTCAGGACCACAGTCTCAGCGTCGCCGCGATCGCCGAACTTCTCGGCTATTCATGCTCCGCAGCCTTCATACGCTGGTTCCGCGCGCGCTTCGGCGCGCCACCGAAACAATGGCGGGCGACCCATGCTGCGATGTTGTGA